GCGCGCGCGCTCACGGAGATTCCAGAGAGCGGCCGCCTGGGGGCGCGCGTGTCCGGGGCACCCGACGGAGGGGTGTGGCCCTGAGGCCAAGGGCCGGGCTGGCGTGGGGTGCCAAGCGCTCAGGCAAACTGCACGGATGGCTACCGGCTCAAGGGCACACAGTTGACGATGGGCCCATGTCTCGGTCTCAGGGGCACATGTGTGCCCTTGGGCATACGTCTATTTGGCCTGGGAGCACACCTATGCCTTGGGGACACAGTCTCTGGTCTTAGGGACACGTGTATATCCTTGGGCACATGTTCTCTCAGGGACACACGTCTGCCCGTGTGCACATGTCCATTTGTCTTAGGGACAGACGTTTGCCTGTGGACACATGTTCTCTTAGGGGACCTACGTCCACGAGCCAGGGGCACTTAGGGGCATGCGCACTCATGAATACATGCTCAGTGGGCATATACACTCAGAAATAGTTATACCCGTGGGGACATGCTTAGGGGTTCAGATGTATCTGTGGGTCCCCCTACACTTAGGGAgacattgttaaatttttttttaatgtttatttttgagagagagagagagagagagagagaacgcgagtgcgggaggggcagagagagagagggagacacagaatccgaagcaggttccaggctccgagctgtcagcacagagccggacgcggggcccgaacccacgaactgggaaatcatgacctgagcccaagtcggacgcttaaccgactgagccacccaggcgccccacttaggGAAACAGTGTATATCTCGGGCCACAAACCCTACTGGGCACACAGTCTCAGGCACCGAGACTGTTACTCGCTGGGTACAAGTTCATGGGCACAAAAGGACCCATTTAGGGCATTCGTGCTCACACACGCTCGTGCCCCCAGGGCTCCTGGTTATCACGTCCGCgtgcttgctgtgtgactttccTCATCCCTTAATACTTGCAGACCCTTCGCCACcgggtccccaccccccacccccagatgctCCCAGGAACAGATCTGAAAGCCACATTCTTTCCCATTGGCCTTTATCGTCACAAATCACAAAACGTGAGTGCAGAAACAAGTGAACGCACAAATGTACCCGCTCTGCACACCCTCGGTGACATAATCAGTCACACACTGACACCCACCTGTTCACACAACACAGGTAGCGACAGGGTACACACTCAACACCCGCAGTTACAGTGATGTACGGGGTgctacacacgcacacacacacacacacacacacacacacacacagctccatGACATTCACACACAACATACCACAGGACATTCACACGTGTTCACAGTGCAACACGTGTTACCAACACCCGCGCTCAGGCTGACACACTTCTGCGGTCCTTGCTGACACAGCCGCCCACTGTGTCATGTGTTATCGCCCTCATGACACCATGAGGCACACATGCGGCCGTCTTCACGGGGAAGTGCAGCCCCGTCCTCCAAGCTGCAGCCAGGGTGTCAGTGTCTTCTCATTTATTGAGCTGTGGGCTCTGAGCAGGATGAAGACCCAAGGTCAGGCAgatcccttccccccccccccccaaagagaaACCAGGGCCAGAGAtgtggctccctcctcctccacctccctagCCCAACTTACGTGGCTGCGGCTTCTTCTCTAGTACCTTGGAGATTTCATGTAATTTAGTCTTGATTTGGCTTaagtctgggggcagggggacaggagaAAGCTGGTCTGGGCCTCAGACAAGGCCCTCACCTTTACTGGAAGcctcttccctgcccacccccccacccccccagcctggGTGTTGCAGAGCCCATGTACTTGGCCTTCCCTTTTTAAGTATCCCCGCCCAGAGGGTGACATCCAGCACCCGCTAAACCCTGAGCACTGGGAGGGCAGACCCCTACTGCCGCCTCCCCCAATCCCCCAGTGCCCAGCATGAGACAAAGCCCGCCAGTAAGGGTCTGCAAGGGCACCTGTTGACAGTGTCTTCACTTTCTCATTCCCGATGTGGACATTTGTCTTGATCACGTCAATGACCTGCCTGGCCTCTGTGACGAGCTGCTGGATGCTGCTCCAGCCCTGTTTCTGTTCCTCCTGACACTGTTGTCCCGAGATGGAGACTGAGGCAAGAAACAGACACGTCTGAATCACCCACCGCTGCCCACCCCGACCCCATGGGCCTCCCCCAGGTCCCACCCTTACCATTCTGGAGCTCCCTTTTCACGACCCGCAGCTCCTGGGACACCTCAGAATCTGTTCAGGAGGAGGGGCGAGGGAGGCAGGAAAACCCTTGAAGCGCCCCCAGTTGGGCTGTCCTGGGAacaagggtgggggaagggagagcaacgagggagaagggagacaggGTGGGAACACGgggcctcccccacctcccgAGGCCCCCCTTTACgccgccccagccccctccccacccaccaaaGAACGacaaaaaggaaagtgaaacCGAAGACCCTACTCACTCTTCACCAGGACCAAGGCCAAGAGAACGATGCAGAACAGGGCAAGGAGGATGTACAGGCTCAGGGTGGCCCTGTGCAGCCAACGAGGGACCTGGGCAGAGTCTGGGGCCGGCCTCGACCAGGCTGGGACtggagcagaggcaggagaggtgaCCTCCAGGGCCCAACACTGCCGCTTAGACCGTCGGCACTGACTCTACACTGAGCTCTGACTCAGAGCTGTCTCACCTGCTCCCACTCCTGCCGATACAGCCACTGCGACCACCAGCATGCACCCTGCCCACAGCCACCAGTAGTTGTCCGTAACGCTGTCACCATCAGGTCTCCCCCTTGCCATCCCCGTTACCAGCACTCACAACATCAGCAGCAGCTGTCACTGACGCCCATCCACCTCAGTGCCTGTCGTTATCAGCACTGTCCCCAGCAACAAGTCTCATCAGCTCTTGTCTAGGTGGTTCCTTCCTGATCCACTGCACGATCACCTCACCATCAACATTACCCACACTGTCACCAATACTCCCACCAACACCAGCACCACTCGCGTCATCATCGCCACCTGCGGAGCTACCCCCTCGACTgtaactcacaagccctgaggcCACCACGCCCCACACCATTGCCCCAGGCCTCCTCACAGTGCCCTTGTTCCCGTGATGTCCTACCAGGGGCCCCTCCCGAGGCTGTGAGGTTCGGGCTGGCAGGTGGCTGCTTGCCTCTATTCTTGGGTGGTGAATGGCTGCCCCTTGGTTGCTCCTGGTTTCTGAAGGTCAAGGTGATATTCTCATAGTCAGGGTCTGCACCTGTGGGTGGGTCAGTGAGACTGGAAACCTGCCTGGagctctggggctggggtgggggtcggAGGGGGGCTCAGAGATCTTGGCTCAACCAAACCCCTGCAGATAACAGATTTCTGGGGATAAAAGAGAAGGAATGGGGAAACAAGATCTGCTTCTTGGTTAGGTGGAGAGGGCGTGCGTGAGTGTTTGGGGGGTACACGTACACACGTGCCTTTTGGGGtaggggagggagccctgtgaCCCAGCTTTCAGCCCCTTACCTCTCCCATCCCAACCTCTCCCTCCTgtcatctcccctccccaccttgagGTACCTAACCTTCCTTATGGGCTGGGGCCCTCTGTTTCTTGTCTTTGAAGGCTGCTGCTTGCATCTTGACCTCTTGATTCATGCAGATTTCCTCAGACCCCATGGTTCCCAGTCTGCCAATTtgcccacacacaccccacccaccGGAAGGTGTCACGGCAGATGAGGAAATCTCTgggttgagggtggggggaggagaggtcaGCCTCCTCTTTTCAGTGATCTGGGACCCTCCGACCCTGGGgcatcctctcctccctcccagatCCAGAGGGTCTTAGGAGTCCAGAGGTCTCACGGAGGGTCAAGCAGAGAAGCCCATGGACCCAGAGACAGGACAGAACAGTCAGGAACCCGTGGCGGTCATCCTGTTGCAATATACAAATGTATTGAATCAACACTTGTATACATCAGACTTACACAATGTCACATGTCAATTATGCTCAatgtaaataaattcaaaagaatttaaaggatGATCAGGAACTTTAcaggaagctgtgtgtgtgtctccccaaATGAACTTTGTCCCCTGCCCCTCTCGGGagaaaacctggggcacctgggatcCCCACCTTTCAGGTTTGAGGCAGCCGGGCTTGGAAGCAGGATTCCTGAGCCTGCCCtgtctttctccccccccctcccccccaccccccccccccccgcggcccCAGTCCCACCTCTCAGCTCCACCCCAAGAATTCTGCTTCTTTAAGGCCCCATGGGAGGAAAGGAACGGATGTAAGGCAAGAGGACCAATTACTGGAGCCCCACCCACATCTGGGACTGAGGCCAGACCCACGCCTTGACCTAACCCTGGATGTGGTGTCCCCTCTCCCCGGGTCCCCAGACAGAGACTAACTGGAAACACTCACTCTCATCCACACATCTGCTCACctacccacactcacacacactcccaaATACCCTTACACATCTGCTCACATAGTCACATGGCTTGCTCATTGGCATGCCTCTACATGTGCTTGCCCTAGAGAAATATCCATATTCATGCATTCACTCTGTGGCACTCTGTCTAGATGTCTTAGAGCTCTCTTTGTCTGTGACCTTGAAGACTGGAGATAAAAATGAGACAACGTGTACAgggaattttctctttaactttagAACAGTGCCTTCTGGTAGAAATGTAATGTAAACCACATCTCCAGTTTAAaattttctgggggcgcctgggtggctcagtcggttgagcgtccgacttcaactcaggtcacgatctcgcggtccgtgagttcgagccccgcattgggctctgggctgatggctcagagcctggagcctgcttcagattctgtgtctccctctctctccctccctcccccattcatgctctgtctctgtctcaaaaataaataaacgttaaaaaaaaatttttttaaatcatcttaaaattttctagcagccgcattaaaaagataacaaaaagacagactgttaattttaataatgtattgtaCTTAGCATAGTACAATTATCAC
This DNA window, taken from Panthera tigris isolate Pti1 chromosome A2, P.tigris_Pti1_mat1.1, whole genome shotgun sequence, encodes the following:
- the MCEMP1 gene encoding mast cell-expressed membrane protein 1 isoform X1; this translates as MGSEEICMNQEVKMQAAAFKDKKQRAPAHKEGADPDYENITLTFRNQEQPRGSHSPPKNRGKQPPASPNLTASGGAPVPAWSRPAPDSAQVPRWLHRATLSLYILLALFCIVLLALVLVKNSEVSQELRVVKRELQNVSISGQQCQEEQKQGWSSIQQLVTEARQVIDVIKTNVHIGNEKVKTLSTGTREEAAATAHSSINEKTLTPWLQLGGRGCTSP
- the MCEMP1 gene encoding mast cell-expressed membrane protein 1 isoform X2; amino-acid sequence: MGSEEICMNQEVKMQAAAFKDKKQRAPAHKEGADPDYENITLTFRNQEQPRGSHSPPKNRGKQPPASPNLTASGGAPVPAWSRPAPDSAQVPRWLHRATLSLYILLALFCIVLLALVLVKNSEVSQELRVVKRELQNVSISGQQCQEEQKQGWSSIQQLVTEARQVIDVIKTNVHIGNEKVKTLSTDLSQIKTKLHEISKVLEKKPQPQPTAQ